GTAGCCGCTGAGGGCGATGAGGTAGGCCCCCCGGAGCGCCTCGTCCTCGTCGGCGCGGATCGCGCGCGCGACCTCGCACCCGTCCATCCCCGGCAAGCCGATGTCGCAGATCACGATCTCGGGGCGGAGCTCGTGCGCCTTGGCGAGCCCCTCCGGGCCGCTGAACGCGACCCCGACCTGGTGCCGGTGCAGCTCCAGGAGCTCCCGCAGCGCCTCCGCCGCGTCGACGTTGTCCTCGATGATGAGCACGCGCCGGTGCGCGCGGGCCCGGTCGGGCGGCGCCGGGTGAGCCGGCTCGGCCGGCGGGCCCGCGAGCGGAAGTCGCACCTCGAACTCCGAACCCGCGCCGAGCCCTTCGCTCCGCGCGGCGATCCGGCCGCCGTGGAGCTCGACCAGCCCCTTGGAGAGCGCCATCCCGAGGCCGAGGCCGCCCTTGCTCCGGTCGAGGGTGGTGTCCGCCTGCATGAAGGGCTGGAACAGCCGCGCCAGCATCTCGGGCGCCATGCCGACGCCGTCGTCCGACACGCGGACGACGGCGCACCGCTCCCGCCGGCTCGCGGCGACGGTGACCCGGGTCTTCCCGCCGCGCCGGCAGAACTTGGCCGCGTTTTGCAGGAGGTTCCCGATCACCTGCGCCAGCCGATCCCAGTCGCCCTCCACCACCACCGGGGCCGGCGGCGGCGCGAGCTCGAGCCGCACGCCGCTGCGCTCGAAGAGCGAGCGGTGGTCCTCGACCATGCAGCCCGCGAGCTCGTAGAGGTCGAGGCGCTGGCGGCGCAGGTGGATCTTGCCCTGCGTGATCCGCGTGACGTCGAGCAGGTCGTCGACGAGGTGGACCAGGTGGCCGATCTGCCGGTGCATCACCTCGCCGGCGCGCCTCGCCTGGTCGCTGCCCGCCTCCGCCTGCTCCAGGACGGACAGGCTGTTGCTGATGGGGGCGAGCGGGTTCCGGAGCTCGTGCGAGAGCGTGGCGAGGAACGCGTCCTTCGCCCGGCTCGCCTCCTCGGCGCGGGCGCGCGCGTCCTGCGCGACCTGGAGCAGCTCCGTCCGCTCCTGCAGGAGCCGCCAGCGCTCGGTGACGTCCTCGATCGTGAGCAGGATCTCCGGGTCCCCGTGCCACAGCAGGGAGGTCGTGAGGCGGGCGCGCCGGACCCCGCCCTGGACGAGCGCGAGCTCGCGGCACGATCGCCCGTCCTCTCCGCCCTGGAGCGCCTCGGCCAGGAGCTCCCGCAGCGCCGCCTGGTCCGCCGGCGCCACGAACCACTCGAGCGGCTTCCCTACCAGGCGGGAGCGCTCGGCCCCCAGCAGGCGGGCGCCGGCGAGGTTGAGGGCGCGGAGCCTGCCGTCGCCCGAGAGCGTGGCGTACCCGAGCGGCGCGAACTCGTAGAGCTCGGCGTAGCGCTTCGCGGCCGCCTCGGCTTCGAGCCGCGTCGCGCGGAGCTCCTCGTTCTGCAGCTCCAGCTCGACCTGGTGCACCTCGAGCTCGTGGACGAGCCGCCGCGCCGCCGCGCGGGGCGGCGGGGTCCGAGCGGGCTTCTGCCGCTCGAGCCGCTCCTCGGCGCGGCGCCGCAGCGGGGCACCGTCGTCCTGGCCGGCCATGCCCGTCTCTCTCACGCCACCGGCTCCTCCCCCGCCGACCGCGCGCCCGCCTGCCGCTGCGCAGCCTCCTCGGCCCGCTTCAGGTCGTCCACCTCAGTGTGTGTCCCGTACCACTTCACGACCAGGGCCTGCTCGTTGCGGATGGGCACGGCGCGCGTCTTGTGCCAGCGGTACCTGCCCTGCCGATCGCGCAGGCGGAGCTCGGTGTCCAGGCCCACGCCCGCCTTCACCGCCGCCCGCCAGGCGTCCCGCACCCGCTCGCGGTCGTCCGGGTGCACTTGCTCCAGCCACCCGGAGCCGAGCTGGTCCGCCTCCGCGACCCCCGTGTACTCGACCCACTGCCGGCTCAGGTAGTCGCAGGCGCCGTCCGGTCGGGCGCCCCAGACCAGCGTCGGCAGCGACTCGGCCATCTGCCGGAGCTGGCTCGCCTGCTCGCGGAACGCCGTCTCGAGCGCCTTCGTGGCGCTGGCGTCGGTGAAGGTGATGACGACGCCGTCGATGACGTTCTCGATGGTGCGGTACGGCATGATGCGCACCGTGAACCAGCGGCCGCCGCGCGAGGCGACGACGGTCTCCTTGTAGATGAGCGTCCGCAGCACCTCCCGCGCGTCGTCCGGGAGCGCCGGGTACTGGAGCTCGGTCACGAGGTCGGTGATGGGCCGTCCGGCGTCGCCGGGGATGAGCTTGATGATCTTGGCGGTCTGGGTGGTGAAGCGCCGGACGTGGAGCTCGCCGTCCAGGAAGAGGGTCGCGATGTCGGTGCTGTTGAGGAGGTTCTTCATGTCGTTGTTGGCGCGCGACAGCTCGTCCACCTTGGCCTGCAGCTCGTGGTTCACGGTCTGCAGCTCCTCGTTCAACGACTGCATCTCCTCCTTCGAGGTGGTCAGCTCCTCGTTCGTGCTCTGCAGCTCCTCGTTGGTGCTCTGCAGCTCCTCGTTGGTGGACTTGAGCTCCTCCTGCGAGGTCTGCATCTCCTCGCGCGTGGTCTGCACCTCCTCACGCGCCCGCTGCAGCTCGCGCTCCAGCTCGGCCAGGCGCGCGCCCTGGCGCGCCGTGAGCGGCCGGTTCTTCCCCTTCGCCTCCGCCGGCGCGGGGTGCGCGTCCGTGAACACGATCAGGACCGTGCCGCGCAGCTCCCGCGGCTCGTCGAGGCGCTGGACGGTGAGGTCGACGGCGTGGGCCCCGTCGTCGGACTCGAACCGCGCGCCGCGCACGGTGACCGCGCGCTCCTCCCGCAGCGCGCGCGAGAAGGCGTTGCCGAGATCCACGCGCAGCCCGTCGCGGGCCATGGCGAAGACGTTCCAGTTGGCCTTGCCCATGGCCGGCTCGAGGTACTTCCCCGTGCGCCCGCTGATGTAGATGATGTCGCCCCGCTCGTTGACGAGGACGCCGGCCGGGGAGAAGCGCTGGAGCAGGACGCGATCCGCCAGCGCCTGGAAGCTGGGCGAGGGCTTCGCGCCGGCGGGCGACTCGGCGTGCGGCGCGCCTCGCGCCTCCGGCTGGGTGCCCGGGAACGACGCCGGGAAGTCGACCGGCATGGCCACGGCCGCGTCGAGCCGCCGGTAGAGCCGGGTCTTGCCGTCGAGCGCGGCGAAGTGGCTCGAGAACGCGCCGACCGTCTCGGCGCTCCCGAGGAACAGGATCCCCCCGGGGTTCAGGCTGTAGTGGAAGAGCGGCACGAGCCGGCGCTGCATCTCCGG
The genomic region above belongs to Anaeromyxobacter diazotrophicus and contains:
- a CDS encoding hybrid sensor histidine kinase/response regulator, yielding MRETGMAGQDDGAPLRRRAEERLERQKPARTPPPRAAARRLVHELEVHQVELELQNEELRATRLEAEAAAKRYAELYEFAPLGYATLSGDGRLRALNLAGARLLGAERSRLVGKPLEWFVAPADQAALRELLAEALQGGEDGRSCRELALVQGGVRRARLTTSLLWHGDPEILLTIEDVTERWRLLQERTELLQVAQDARARAEEASRAKDAFLATLSHELRNPLAPISNSLSVLEQAEAGSDQARRAGEVMHRQIGHLVHLVDDLLDVTRITQGKIHLRRQRLDLYELAGCMVEDHRSLFERSGVRLELAPPPAPVVVEGDWDRLAQVIGNLLQNAAKFCRRGGKTRVTVAASRRERCAVVRVSDDGVGMAPEMLARLFQPFMQADTTLDRSKGGLGLGMALSKGLVELHGGRIAARSEGLGAGSEFEVRLPLAGPPAEPAHPAPPDRARAHRRVLIIEDNVDAAEALRELLELHRHQVGVAFSGPEGLAKAHELRPEIVICDIGLPGMDGCEVARAIRADEDEALRGAYLIALSGYAQPDDLRRARESGFQRHLVKPADPEQLERLFTEAPPAEAPQA
- a CDS encoding chemotaxis protein CheB — encoded protein: MRPPRSPPAADLEAPATEGHRARDGGFPIVGIGASAGGLEALEAFLAHVPERSGIGFVVVQHLDPTHKGVMVELLQRVSNMPVVQVKENVKVEPDRVYVIPPNKDLSILRGALHLMPPVAPRGMNLPIDGFFRSLANDQQERGIGVILSGMGSDGTLGLRSIKEKAGAGFVQAPASAKFDGMPSSAIEAGLADVVAPVEELPGRILAYLSHAPHLRQPAPAPPVEKGQSAIDKVIVLLRMHTGNDFSLYKRSTVYRRVERRMGLHQIDRISNYVRYLRENPREVELLFKELLIGVTSFFRDGPAWEHLAREVMPELLAQRRSGSVIRAWVPACSTGEEAYSLAIVFKEAMARLKNPKNLILQIFATDLDRDAIDKARQGLYPANIAADVSPERLRRHFVQEERGYRVSKDVREMVIFAPQNVIMDPPFTKLDLLSCRNLLIYLAPEMQRRLVPLFHYSLNPGGILFLGSAETVGAFSSHFAALDGKTRLYRRLDAAVAMPVDFPASFPGTQPEARGAPHAESPAGAKPSPSFQALADRVLLQRFSPAGVLVNERGDIIYISGRTGKYLEPAMGKANWNVFAMARDGLRVDLGNAFSRALREERAVTVRGARFESDDGAHAVDLTVQRLDEPRELRGTVLIVFTDAHPAPAEAKGKNRPLTARQGARLAELERELQRAREEVQTTREEMQTSQEELKSTNEELQSTNEELQSTNEELTTSKEEMQSLNEELQTVNHELQAKVDELSRANNDMKNLLNSTDIATLFLDGELHVRRFTTQTAKIIKLIPGDAGRPITDLVTELQYPALPDDAREVLRTLIYKETVVASRGGRWFTVRIMPYRTIENVIDGVVITFTDASATKALETAFREQASQLRQMAESLPTLVWGARPDGACDYLSRQWVEYTGVAEADQLGSGWLEQVHPDDRERVRDAWRAAVKAGVGLDTELRLRDRQGRYRWHKTRAVPIRNEQALVVKWYGTHTEVDDLKRAEEAAQRQAGARSAGEEPVA